The following proteins come from a genomic window of Maribacter sp. HTCC2170:
- a CDS encoding carboxypeptidase-like regulatory domain-containing protein yields the protein MKDKIAILAFLFILAVNGQEIAPRFSFDFQDISLENALLQLQSESGKSMYLADEWIKGKTVTKHYTNVLLEDILSDLLKDTQLNFFISKDHRIIFTQNNRIFGELPENFFGREELINEENEDDDPAASIFLSDKASESKLKVATVRIGKEQKNNQRKRFRLSGTIRNIADNRPVPNFAVVVRALGIGTTTDNSGRYAINLPVGLNVVETSSLGFEDTKTNIIIYNDGNYNIEVEESYELLDEVVLKADAVSNVDDATTGNTKIGAEETKNIPLVLGERDLLKVATTLPGVTTAGEGSAGFNVRGGKTDQNLILLDNAVVYNPSHFFGIFQALNPFAISDLNIYKGAIPAEYGGRLSSVFEISTKNPDTEEFKGEVSIGPVTANAVVEIPLVKEKSGLMIGARGAYSDWVLRSLNDVSLKNSSASFYDVMGKYNHQINENNGLSVSGYYSKDAFSITSDSLYGYSNRLFSLKWDHKFNEKNAGSLVLTNSQYNFDIDFDGSVNDNFLQKYKIDETELKLRMKYLLNDRHNFDYGFSTKLYGVQPGQIDPKTSQDLILPLKIPKERGIESALFLTDNLKVNDKLLLDLGLRYSFFTALGSSQQLVYEDGLPKSTETVVDTLNFKKNEVIKTYGGPEVRISARYFLKEDFSIKASFNNMYQFIHTLSNNTTVSPIDTWKLSDYNIKPQQAKQFALGLYKNIDNDNYELSLEGFYKRQKNLLDFKTGAKLILNETIETEVLQGDGKSYGLEFFVRKNAGKLNGWLGYTYSRSLLKLDSGFREERVNDGRYFPSNFDKPHDFSLVLNYKFTKRYSVSTNFLYQTGRPVTFPVGNYTFNDIEYVLYSDRNRYRISDYYRLDIGLNIEGNHKAKKLAHSFWNISVYNVLGRNNPYSVFFVSDSGEIEALQSSIFSIPVPSITYNFKF from the coding sequence ATGAAGGACAAAATAGCCATTCTTGCTTTTTTGTTCATTTTGGCCGTCAATGGCCAAGAAATCGCACCTAGGTTTTCTTTTGATTTTCAGGACATCAGTTTGGAAAATGCATTACTGCAATTACAGTCGGAATCTGGTAAATCAATGTATTTGGCAGATGAATGGATTAAAGGGAAAACGGTTACAAAACACTATACTAACGTTTTACTTGAGGATATACTTTCGGATCTTTTAAAAGACACCCAGCTAAATTTTTTTATCTCTAAAGATCATCGAATCATTTTCACCCAGAACAATCGAATTTTTGGTGAACTACCCGAAAACTTTTTTGGAAGGGAAGAACTGATCAACGAGGAAAATGAGGATGATGATCCGGCAGCAAGTATTTTTTTGTCGGATAAAGCTTCGGAATCAAAATTAAAAGTAGCTACTGTTCGCATCGGAAAAGAACAAAAAAACAATCAACGGAAAAGATTTAGACTCTCCGGAACCATAAGGAATATCGCTGACAATAGACCTGTTCCAAATTTTGCAGTGGTAGTGCGGGCATTAGGAATTGGCACAACGACAGACAATAGTGGGCGATATGCTATAAATCTTCCAGTAGGTCTAAATGTTGTTGAAACCAGTTCTTTAGGATTTGAAGACACTAAAACCAATATTATCATTTACAACGACGGAAATTATAATATTGAAGTTGAAGAAAGTTATGAGCTTTTGGATGAAGTTGTTCTTAAGGCAGATGCAGTAAGTAACGTTGATGATGCGACAACCGGAAACACAAAAATTGGGGCCGAGGAAACCAAGAACATTCCTTTGGTTCTTGGTGAACGTGATTTATTGAAAGTGGCGACAACCTTACCTGGGGTTACGACGGCGGGTGAAGGTTCAGCGGGGTTTAATGTAAGGGGAGGAAAAACGGATCAAAACCTAATCCTATTAGACAATGCTGTTGTTTACAATCCTTCCCATTTTTTTGGAATATTTCAGGCCTTGAACCCTTTTGCCATTAGTGATTTAAACATTTATAAAGGGGCAATACCTGCTGAGTACGGAGGGCGATTGTCATCAGTTTTCGAAATCAGTACTAAAAACCCCGATACCGAAGAGTTTAAGGGGGAAGTTTCTATTGGTCCAGTTACAGCCAATGCAGTCGTAGAAATTCCTTTGGTGAAGGAAAAATCGGGTTTAATGATTGGTGCAAGAGGGGCTTATTCGGACTGGGTTTTACGTTCGTTGAACGATGTTTCATTAAAAAACAGTAGCGCCAGTTTTTATGATGTAATGGGCAAGTATAACCATCAGATTAACGAGAACAATGGTTTAAGTGTTTCTGGATATTATAGTAAGGATGCTTTTAGTATTACCTCTGATTCCTTGTATGGCTATAGCAATCGACTTTTTTCTTTAAAATGGGACCATAAATTCAATGAAAAAAATGCTGGAAGTCTAGTGCTGACCAATAGTCAATATAACTTCGATATTGATTTTGATGGTAGCGTAAACGACAATTTTCTGCAAAAATATAAAATTGATGAAACCGAACTGAAATTGAGGATGAAGTATCTTCTTAATGATCGGCACAATTTTGATTATGGTTTTTCAACTAAACTATACGGGGTACAGCCAGGACAAATAGACCCAAAAACATCCCAAGACCTAATATTACCATTAAAAATCCCTAAAGAACGGGGCATTGAATCCGCTTTGTTCCTAACGGACAATTTAAAGGTAAATGACAAATTATTGCTTGATCTTGGATTAAGGTATTCTTTTTTCACAGCCTTGGGCAGTAGTCAACAACTGGTCTATGAAGATGGTTTGCCAAAAAGTACAGAAACAGTGGTCGATACATTGAATTTTAAAAAAAATGAGGTAATAAAAACCTACGGCGGACCTGAAGTGCGTATCTCTGCCCGATATTTTTTAAAAGAGGATTTTTCAATCAAGGCTAGTTTTAATAATATGTATCAATTCATACATACCTTATCGAATAATACAACGGTTTCCCCTATTGATACATGGAAGTTATCTGATTACAATATCAAACCACAACAAGCCAAACAGTTTGCTCTTGGGCTCTATAAAAACATTGATAATGACAATTATGAACTTAGTTTGGAAGGATTCTACAAGAGACAAAAGAACCTACTGGATTTTAAGACAGGGGCCAAATTAATTTTGAACGAGACCATCGAGACCGAAGTTCTTCAAGGGGATGGAAAATCATATGGGTTAGAGTTCTTTGTTCGCAAGAATGCGGGTAAACTAAACGGATGGCTGGGTTATACTTATTCCAGGTCTTTGTTGAAGTTGGATAGTGGGTTTAGGGAAGAACGTGTTAATGATGGTAGATATTTTCCTTCGAACTTTGATAAACCCCATGATTTTAGCCTTGTTCTTAATTACAAGTTTACCAAGCGTTACAGTGTATCAACCAATTTTCTTTATCAGACTGGTCGCCCGGTTACTTTCCCAGTTGGTAATTACACATTCAATGATATAGAATATGTGCTTTATAGCGATCGTAATCGTTACCGAATCTCGGACTATTATAGATTGGATATTGGATTGAACATTGAGGGGAACCACAAAGCCAAGAAATTGGCGCATAGTTTTTGGAATATATCGGTTTACAACGTGTTGGGAAGAAATAATCCGTACTCGGTATTTTTTGTTTCAGATTCGGGAGAGATTGAAGCTTTACAAAGTTCAATTTTCTCTATTCCAGTACCATCTATAACCTATAATTTTAAATTTTGA
- a CDS encoding DUF4249 domain-containing protein, which produces MLKENTYRPFRIKNSFLLFSLLLWLMGCVEPYEGEVTDYEDVIVVNANLTNELKRQEVRLTRSYRFEEEEPRSESNAQVQIIGDDGSTFGFEEFEPGRYLSNIQFAAQPNIAYSLSIETEEGKFYNSDAMSLPSAALLEDLYAERTTNDDGEDGIGIFVDSFDPESQSRYYRFEFEETYKVIAPYWSKFDAVVLSEGHSTISLGVILREREEQVCYGTDTAKDILIQSTLGLSEDRLTRFRVRFIKNDNYIITHRYSILVKQFVQNPEAFTYYETLKGLSKLSGNIFSEDQPGFLGGNISAADGSEENVAGFFEVSAVNEKRIFFDYEDFYAGEEKPPFLSSCFFTAPTTTGRLGERRLLNAIYDDNLRFYDYNRNPDQEVGTGPFLMVRPECGDCTVLGSNKVPDFWIE; this is translated from the coding sequence ATGTTAAAGGAAAACACATATCGCCCATTTAGAATAAAGAACAGTTTTTTATTGTTCAGTTTGCTTCTGTGGTTAATGGGCTGTGTTGAACCGTATGAAGGTGAAGTGACTGACTATGAGGATGTGATTGTGGTAAATGCAAATTTGACCAACGAATTAAAAAGACAGGAGGTGAGATTAACCCGATCTTATCGTTTCGAGGAAGAAGAGCCACGTTCGGAATCCAATGCGCAAGTTCAGATTATTGGTGATGACGGTAGTACATTTGGTTTTGAAGAATTCGAACCGGGAAGGTATCTGTCGAATATTCAGTTTGCGGCACAGCCTAATATTGCATATTCACTTTCTATTGAAACAGAGGAGGGTAAATTTTACAACTCGGATGCCATGAGCCTACCAAGTGCGGCTTTGCTGGAAGACTTATATGCGGAACGCACTACAAATGATGATGGGGAAGATGGTATTGGAATTTTTGTCGATAGTTTTGACCCAGAAAGCCAATCTAGATATTATCGTTTTGAATTTGAGGAGACCTACAAGGTCATTGCTCCTTATTGGAGCAAGTTTGATGCTGTTGTACTGAGTGAAGGTCATAGTACAATTTCTCTTGGTGTGATTCTCAGAGAACGTGAAGAGCAGGTTTGTTATGGTACAGATACGGCAAAAGATATTTTAATTCAAAGTACACTTGGGCTTTCAGAGGATAGGTTAACAAGGTTCAGGGTAAGGTTTATTAAAAACGACAACTATATTATTACACATAGGTATAGTATTCTGGTAAAACAGTTTGTACAAAACCCGGAAGCATTTACATATTATGAGACCTTAAAAGGGCTTTCGAAATTGTCCGGGAATATATTTTCGGAGGACCAACCTGGTTTTTTAGGGGGCAATATTTCCGCCGCCGATGGGTCTGAAGAAAATGTAGCGGGTTTTTTCGAAGTATCCGCTGTTAACGAAAAACGAATTTTCTTTGATTATGAGGATTTTTATGCCGGCGAAGAAAAACCACCATTTTTATCGTCATGCTTTTTTACCGCCCCAACCACTACAGGAAGGCTGGGTGAAAGAAGATTGTTGAATGCTATTTATGATGATAATTTACGTTTTTATGATTACAATCGTAACCCCGATCAAGAAGTGGGAACAGGGCCATTCCTAATGGTTCGTCCCGAATGTGGGGACTGTACGGTTTTAGGAAGTAATAAAGTACCTGATTTTTGGATAGAATAA